From one Colletotrichum destructivum chromosome 3, complete sequence genomic stretch:
- a CDS encoding Putative NAD(P)-binding domain superfamily produces the protein MHLILTGATGLVGSGVLDAMIKMKDVTKISILSRRPIPMADDAKDPRINVIIHKDFERYDPELLDKLRGANGAVWALGISQNKVSKEDYVKITKDYALEAAKAFADLPPKDEPFRFVYVSGEGATQQPGRFSAIFARVKGETETLLSEMRAANPRLRAESVRPAFVDRAHHDAIKPYVPNPGVLYNLMNAYLGPLTRTLVPSFVSPTEVLGRFMTEMAMGKVDDGLAAGGKGIITLNGGLRIVENVGFRRLAGLP, from the exons ATGCATCTCATCCTCACCGGCGCAaccggcctcgtcggctcgggcgtcctcgacgccatgATCAAGATGAAGGACGTCACAAAAATCTCCATCCTCAGCAGGAGACCAATCCccatggccgacgacgccaaagaCCCTCGCATCAACGTCATCATCCACAAGGACTTTGAAAGGTACGACCCGGAGCTGCTCGACAAGCTCAGGggcgccaacggcgccgtgTGGGCGCTGGGCATCAGCCAGAACAAAGTCAGCAAAGA GGACTACGTCAAAATCACAAAGGACTACGCCCTCGAAGCAGCAAAAGCCTTCGCCGACCTGCCACCAAAGGACGAGCCCTTCCGCTTCGTCTACGTCTCGGGCGAGGGCGCGACCCAGCAGCCGGGCCGCTTCAGCGCCATCTTCGCCCgcgtcaagggcgagacggagacgCTCCTCTCCGAGATGCGCGCCGCGAACCCGCGCCTGCGCGCCGAGTCCGTCCGCCCGGCCTTTGTCGACCGCGCCCACcacgacgccatcaagccCTACGTGCCGAACCCGGGCGTGCTGTACAACCTGATGAACGCCTACCTGGGCCCGCTGACGAGGACGCTCGTCCCTTCATTTGTCAGCCCAACCGAGGTGCTGGGGAGGTTCATGACGGAAATGGCCATGGGTaaggtcgacgacgggctgGCGGCCGGTGGGAAAGGGATCATTACGCTGAACGGCGGGCTGAGGATCGTGGAGAACGTTGGATTCAGGAGGTTGGCCGGTTTGCCATAG